In Desulfovibrio inopinatus DSM 10711, a single genomic region encodes these proteins:
- a CDS encoding S16 family serine protease yields MAFFRKKEKEEVQEQLEQAPQMPQEVTPPAPPSRLDELRAELEQMHLPEYARTVAFKELERLGHTEPSSAEYSIGLNYLEFIASLPWFVATEDNLDMERAEQILSQDHAGMVQVKERVLEHLAVSIRVGSQPLRVLVVDDEPIALENMAIILSREGYETHTASGGPQALAMLAEEEFDLVVSDLKMDRLDGMQLLEKAKHISPNTRFIIITGYATVATAVDAMRKGAVHFLAKPIDLNVLRQVAADALSGVRRRRLAPGTVLCFSGPPGTGKTSVGQSIAHALGRSFARLSMAGMRDESEMRGHRRTYVGAMPGRILSELRRAGVNNPVFMLDELDKIGQDFRGDPASILLEVLDPAQNTGFLDYYLDMPFDLSGVLFLATANMVERLSKPLLDRLEIIEFSAYTPSEKRIIVQNHLLPRQLERHGLLADEMTLTPDAIDLLVSGYTREAGVRNLDREIGGLCRKVNRQLISCEQESCVVDTDMVEELLGPIRITREAARGADVVGMATAMVWTEYGGEILFVETACMPGRGKLLMTGSLGDVLKESAQTALSYVRSQSDRLGIEGDFFATKDIHVHIPAGSVPKDGPSAGITIATALISLLTDRPARRNVAMTGELSLSGRVLPVSGLRMKILAAAQAGVVKVVLPERNRPDVEALEPEVQNALEIVFASRADDVLEHVLLPEEAAPAPVPTQPSIP; encoded by the coding sequence ATGGCTTTTTTTCGGAAAAAAGAAAAGGAAGAGGTGCAGGAGCAGCTTGAGCAGGCGCCCCAGATGCCTCAAGAGGTGACGCCGCCCGCGCCACCTTCACGATTGGATGAACTCCGGGCCGAATTGGAACAAATGCATTTGCCCGAGTATGCTCGAACCGTTGCCTTTAAGGAACTGGAGCGGTTGGGACATACAGAGCCGTCGAGCGCAGAGTATAGCATTGGCCTGAATTACCTTGAATTCATTGCCAGCCTGCCATGGTTTGTGGCGACGGAAGATAACCTCGACATGGAACGGGCAGAGCAGATACTGAGTCAGGATCATGCCGGCATGGTGCAGGTGAAAGAGCGTGTTTTGGAACACCTTGCCGTCAGCATCCGTGTGGGATCGCAACCGTTGCGTGTTCTCGTCGTCGATGATGAACCCATTGCCTTGGAGAATATGGCGATCATTTTATCACGTGAAGGCTATGAGACGCATACGGCATCTGGAGGACCGCAGGCTTTGGCCATGTTGGCTGAAGAAGAATTTGATCTTGTTGTGTCGGATCTTAAGATGGATCGATTGGACGGGATGCAGCTTCTTGAGAAAGCAAAACATATTTCACCCAACACCCGATTCATTATCATAACAGGCTATGCCACCGTGGCGACGGCCGTCGACGCTATGCGTAAGGGAGCCGTTCATTTTCTCGCTAAGCCCATCGATCTCAACGTATTGCGTCAAGTGGCGGCAGATGCGTTGTCCGGCGTGCGTCGGCGTCGTTTGGCACCGGGAACGGTTTTGTGTTTTTCCGGCCCTCCGGGAACAGGGAAAACATCGGTCGGACAATCGATCGCGCATGCCTTGGGGCGTTCGTTTGCACGTCTCTCCATGGCCGGCATGCGTGACGAGTCGGAGATGCGCGGGCATCGACGTACATATGTCGGCGCTATGCCTGGCCGTATTCTCTCTGAGTTGCGCCGTGCCGGAGTCAACAATCCTGTATTCATGCTCGATGAACTGGACAAGATCGGCCAGGATTTTCGTGGAGACCCGGCATCCATTCTGCTTGAGGTCTTGGATCCGGCACAAAACACGGGCTTCTTGGATTATTATCTGGATATGCCGTTTGATTTGAGTGGGGTGTTGTTTCTTGCAACAGCCAATATGGTCGAGCGATTGTCCAAGCCGCTTTTGGATCGACTGGAGATTATCGAGTTTTCCGCCTACACCCCGTCAGAAAAGCGTATTATTGTCCAAAATCACCTTTTACCGCGTCAACTTGAACGACATGGGTTGCTCGCGGATGAAATGACGCTGACGCCCGATGCTATTGATCTGCTTGTTTCGGGGTATACACGAGAAGCCGGCGTACGAAATTTGGATCGTGAAATCGGGGGATTATGTCGAAAGGTGAATAGACAACTCATCAGTTGCGAACAGGAATCGTGCGTGGTTGATACAGATATGGTTGAAGAACTCCTCGGACCTATTCGCATTACCAGAGAAGCCGCCCGTGGCGCCGATGTTGTCGGGATGGCAACGGCGATGGTTTGGACGGAATATGGAGGCGAGATTCTGTTTGTAGAAACAGCATGCATGCCCGGCCGAGGGAAACTTCTCATGACAGGGTCGCTGGGCGATGTGCTCAAAGAGTCGGCGCAGACCGCATTAAGTTATGTTCGTAGCCAGTCGGACCGATTAGGCATTGAGGGTGATTTCTTTGCGACCAAGGATATTCATGTTCATATCCCGGCCGGTTCCGTCCCGAAAGATGGACCATCAGCCGGTATCACCATTGCCACGGCGCTGATTTCCCTGCTCACGGACAGGCCGGCCCGACGGAATGTCGCCATGACCGGAGAGCTGAGCTTAAGCGGACGAGTGCTGCCCGTGAGCGGTCTTCGGATGAAGATTCTGGCGGCAGCACAGGCCGGCGTCGTGAAGGTCGTCCTGCCGGAGCGGAATCGGCCTGATGTGGAGGCACTTGAGCCCGAAGTGCAAAATGCGCTTGAGATCGTGTTTGCCAGCAGGGCCGATGACGTGTTGGAACACGTATTGTTGCCGGAAGAAGCTGCTCCGGCGCCAGTGCCGACTCAACCGTCCATACCGTAG
- a CDS encoding sensor histidine kinase — protein MIPFPTLSLNLRHQVLLGFALWFALLSSIGAVSYYNLQNIERKVMVVEIADDLSNIILEMRRYEKNYFLYGQGYDENVEHVRRAYDKLLELEEHGPLLITDNVESLRQTLSLYGQLIEKVHTEQENATPGEIKKLRSTGQLLEEMTRKIVRFERTRIVQINERLRKNLFISMGMVILWGLTIIYFLNTRIIRPLSEVEATTVRIAEGDFEPVPMGRADNEILRIMKAINRMVMELERRQEQLVQNKKLSSIGQLASGIAHQLNNPLNNISTSCQLLMEEETPDPEFSSKMLNNIERETLRARDIVRGLLEFSRKREFTKRTEYLHSMVNNALALISSQVPSGVTIETWIPEAITVEMDRQQMQEVLLNLLMNGIQALGDNGTGLSVTAESDMARNRVSLVIEDDGCGLSDEVRGQIFDPFFTTKDVGTGTGLGLYIVYGIVRKHDGEICVEGKEGIGTRFVITLPIHAETKERSS, from the coding sequence ATGATTCCATTTCCAACGTTAAGTCTCAATTTACGCCATCAAGTTCTTCTTGGATTCGCTCTCTGGTTTGCGCTGCTCAGTTCCATCGGTGCCGTTTCCTACTATAATCTGCAAAATATCGAACGAAAAGTCATGGTCGTGGAAATTGCCGATGACTTGTCCAATATCATTCTCGAAATGCGACGGTACGAAAAAAACTATTTTCTCTACGGACAAGGGTACGATGAAAACGTCGAACATGTCCGGCGTGCATACGACAAGCTTTTAGAACTGGAAGAGCACGGCCCTTTGCTTATTACCGACAATGTTGAAAGCCTGCGTCAAACGCTCTCTCTCTATGGCCAACTCATAGAAAAAGTTCATACAGAGCAAGAGAATGCCACTCCCGGTGAGATCAAAAAACTTCGATCGACAGGACAACTTCTCGAGGAAATGACCAGAAAAATTGTTCGTTTCGAACGTACCCGCATTGTGCAGATCAACGAGCGGTTACGAAAGAATCTTTTTATCTCCATGGGAATGGTCATTTTATGGGGCCTGACGATTATCTACTTTCTCAATACCAGAATTATTCGCCCTCTGAGCGAAGTGGAAGCAACCACGGTTCGAATTGCCGAAGGCGATTTCGAACCGGTCCCTATGGGACGCGCTGACAACGAAATTTTGCGTATTATGAAAGCCATCAATCGAATGGTCATGGAATTGGAGCGCCGCCAGGAGCAACTCGTCCAAAACAAAAAACTTTCCTCCATCGGCCAACTTGCTTCAGGCATTGCGCACCAGCTGAACAACCCGCTCAATAACATTTCCACCTCATGCCAGCTTCTTATGGAGGAAGAAACACCGGATCCAGAATTTTCCTCCAAAATGCTCAACAATATTGAGCGTGAAACCTTGCGCGCCCGCGACATCGTTCGTGGTTTGCTTGAATTTTCGCGAAAACGCGAATTCACCAAGCGAACAGAGTACCTGCATAGTATGGTCAACAACGCATTAGCGCTCATTTCGAGTCAGGTTCCTTCAGGCGTTACCATTGAGACATGGATTCCCGAGGCGATTACCGTCGAAATGGACCGGCAACAAATGCAGGAAGTTCTTCTCAACTTACTCATGAACGGCATCCAAGCGCTCGGAGATAACGGAACCGGCCTCAGTGTCACCGCCGAATCCGACATGGCACGCAATCGCGTCAGCCTCGTTATTGAAGATGATGGCTGCGGTCTCAGCGATGAAGTCCGAGGCCAAATATTCGATCCCTTTTTTACAACCAAAGATGTCGGAACCGGAACCGGACTCGGACTTTATATCGTGTACGGTATTGTTCGAAAACATGATGGAGAAATTTGCGTCGAAGGCAAAGAAGGTATCGGAACGAGGTTCGTCATCACGCTCCCCATTCATGCAGAAACGAAAGAGAGAAGCTCATGA
- a CDS encoding sigma-54-dependent transcriptional regulator encodes MSSARILIVEDEQIARENLELALSRKGYTVQSEATGADAIAVMERETFDIVVTDLCMPQMDGMEVLKRAKELQPRVEVLVVTGYGTVDSAVEAMNRGAYSYLSKPLQIKELLALVTKALEKCQLRQEIDALRGQLEGHQGPLIIGQSPAMQVLKQDIAKVAAVDSTVLITGETGTGKELIAKAIHALSARRDKRFLAVNCGAFNQDLLANELFGHEPGAYTGARNAPTKGLMEAAQGGTFLLDEIGDMELMMQVKLLRVLEERSLIRVGGTNEVPIDIRVLAATNKNLAVEVSQGTFRRDLFYRLNVITLHSPPLRERREDIGLLSTFFLDKYTRLLGKGEKRLGDDCMELLMHYEFPGNVRELENIVERAVVLCEGEVIGAQHLPPDIVVTDGHVQHQSAPREMISLKENEKRHIAWVLEQCGGNRTCAAQVLDIDRATIWRKLKAYGMDG; translated from the coding sequence ATGAGTTCGGCCCGCATTCTTATAGTCGAGGACGAACAGATCGCCCGAGAGAATCTGGAGTTAGCCTTATCGCGCAAAGGGTATACGGTTCAATCCGAAGCAACGGGAGCCGATGCTATTGCCGTTATGGAGCGTGAAACGTTCGATATCGTTGTTACGGATCTTTGCATGCCCCAGATGGACGGCATGGAAGTTCTTAAACGCGCCAAAGAACTGCAACCGCGCGTCGAAGTGCTCGTGGTGACCGGGTATGGAACCGTTGATTCGGCTGTCGAAGCCATGAACCGCGGTGCGTATTCGTATCTTTCCAAGCCGTTGCAAATCAAAGAATTGCTTGCACTTGTCACGAAGGCTTTAGAAAAATGCCAACTCCGCCAAGAAATCGACGCCTTGCGAGGTCAGCTTGAAGGGCATCAGGGCCCGCTCATTATCGGTCAAAGTCCGGCCATGCAAGTGCTCAAGCAAGATATCGCCAAAGTGGCTGCGGTGGACTCTACCGTCCTCATCACAGGGGAAACCGGAACAGGCAAGGAACTCATCGCCAAAGCCATTCACGCCTTGTCCGCAAGAAGAGACAAACGATTTCTTGCCGTCAACTGCGGTGCGTTCAACCAGGATCTCCTTGCGAACGAACTCTTCGGCCATGAACCCGGAGCGTACACCGGAGCACGCAACGCCCCAACGAAAGGCTTAATGGAAGCAGCACAGGGCGGAACCTTTCTGCTCGATGAAATCGGCGATATGGAGCTCATGATGCAGGTCAAGCTGTTGCGGGTTCTGGAAGAACGCAGCCTGATTCGGGTGGGGGGAACGAATGAAGTTCCCATTGATATTCGCGTGTTGGCTGCAACGAATAAAAATCTTGCCGTTGAAGTGTCGCAAGGAACTTTTCGGCGTGACTTGTTCTACCGTCTCAATGTCATCACGCTCCATTCCCCTCCGCTTCGTGAACGACGTGAAGACATCGGCTTGCTGTCCACGTTCTTCCTTGACAAATATACTCGTTTGCTCGGAAAGGGAGAAAAGCGCCTCGGCGATGACTGCATGGAATTGCTCATGCACTATGAGTTTCCAGGCAATGTCCGCGAATTGGAAAATATCGTGGAGCGAGCCGTGGTCTTATGCGAAGGAGAGGTTATCGGGGCGCAACACCTTCCGCCGGACATCGTGGTTACCGATGGTCATGTCCAACATCAGAGTGCACCCCGAGAAATGATTAGCCTCAAGGAAAACGAAAAACGCCATATCGCCTGGGTACTTGAGCAGTGCGGCGGTAATAGAACCTGCGCTGCCCAAGTGCTCGATATCGACCGGGCAACCATTTGGCGCAAGCTCAAAGCCTACGGTATGGACGGTTGA
- a CDS encoding vitamin B12-dependent ribonucleotide reductase, with translation MLSPDIPADIPPATVSPNANVVLSKRYLRKGPDGKPTETVRDLFWRVASAIAAEEAKYTESPYTTDELARQFYDLMTSFRFLPNSPTLMNAGTNLGQLAACFVLPVGDSMNEIFDAVKNAALIHKSGGGTGFSFSRLRPKSSRVGSTGGVASGPVSFMRIFNTATEQVKQGGTRRGANMGILRVDHPDILDFISCKEHEGELNNFNISVGLTEAFMQAVEAGDTYDLIAPHSGNTRAAMSATEVFDLLVRKAWESGDPGIIFLDRINRDNPTPDQGEIESTNPCGEQPLLPYEACNLGSINLVTVFDPEAKDMVDWDELKRIIHLSVRFLDNVIDASRYPLDLITENVHKNRKIGLGIMGFADLLYRCRISYDSVEALNLAEKIMEFVQAESKSASKTLATERGPFPAYETSTFGKRNLGPYRNATTTTIAPTGTLSIIAGCSSGIEPLFALSFARHVMDGDKLVEFNPWFEEALMEHGLHNEYITQEVARKGSIAHIRELPEELRRVFVTAMDFDPIWHLKMQAAFQKYTDNAVSKTVNLPNSVTQDDIRKIYLMAFELGCKGVTVYRDGCKSSQVLCTGDGTSEEENSDKRGTVVKQRPDVMYGFTQKVRTGLGELYLTVNELDGKPFEVFATIGKSGRSVTAKAEAIGRLVSLALRSGVDVAAIVAQLKGIGGENPVFQKKGLLLSLPDAVSWVLENRYLQGQNVHTADEAKSLNGHHCPDCGSDLVFEEGCHVCKACGYTKCG, from the coding sequence ATGCTATCCCCAGACATTCCCGCGGACATTCCGCCGGCAACCGTCAGTCCCAATGCCAACGTCGTCTTGTCCAAGCGTTATCTGCGTAAAGGTCCAGACGGTAAGCCCACAGAAACCGTACGCGATCTTTTCTGGCGTGTGGCCTCGGCTATTGCTGCCGAAGAAGCCAAATACACGGAATCTCCGTATACGACCGATGAACTTGCCCGCCAGTTCTATGATCTCATGACGTCGTTCCGGTTTCTGCCCAATTCACCCACGCTCATGAATGCCGGCACCAACCTGGGCCAACTGGCCGCATGTTTTGTGCTGCCAGTCGGCGACTCCATGAACGAAATATTCGATGCCGTGAAAAATGCCGCGCTCATCCACAAATCCGGCGGCGGCACGGGGTTTTCCTTTTCCCGCCTCCGTCCCAAATCCTCTCGCGTTGGTTCAACAGGTGGTGTCGCTTCGGGACCGGTTTCCTTTATGCGTATTTTCAATACCGCCACGGAGCAGGTCAAACAAGGCGGAACCCGACGCGGTGCCAACATGGGAATTTTGCGCGTCGACCACCCGGACATTCTTGATTTTATTTCTTGCAAAGAGCACGAAGGCGAGTTGAATAACTTCAACATTTCCGTGGGCCTGACCGAAGCTTTTATGCAAGCAGTCGAAGCCGGTGATACCTACGACCTTATCGCACCGCATAGCGGCAACACCCGCGCTGCCATGTCCGCGACCGAAGTTTTCGATCTTCTCGTACGAAAAGCATGGGAAAGTGGTGATCCAGGTATTATTTTCCTTGATCGCATCAATCGCGACAACCCGACGCCGGATCAAGGCGAAATTGAAAGCACAAACCCGTGTGGCGAACAACCATTGCTGCCTTACGAAGCGTGTAACCTCGGCTCCATCAACCTTGTCACGGTTTTCGATCCTGAAGCCAAAGACATGGTGGACTGGGACGAACTCAAACGCATCATTCACTTGAGCGTGCGCTTCCTGGACAACGTCATCGACGCATCACGCTACCCGCTTGATCTCATTACGGAAAACGTCCACAAGAACCGTAAAATCGGTCTGGGCATCATGGGATTCGCCGACTTACTCTACCGCTGCCGCATCTCGTATGACAGCGTTGAAGCACTCAATCTTGCCGAAAAAATCATGGAATTCGTGCAGGCCGAGTCCAAAAGCGCATCAAAAACGCTTGCAACAGAGCGTGGCCCCTTTCCGGCGTACGAAACATCCACATTCGGCAAGCGTAATCTTGGCCCATACCGCAATGCCACGACAACCACGATCGCGCCCACCGGTACACTCTCCATCATCGCTGGATGCTCTTCAGGGATCGAGCCACTTTTCGCTCTCTCGTTTGCACGGCACGTCATGGACGGAGACAAACTGGTCGAATTCAATCCCTGGTTCGAAGAAGCACTGATGGAACACGGGCTGCACAACGAATACATTACCCAGGAAGTCGCACGAAAGGGATCGATCGCCCATATCCGTGAGTTGCCAGAAGAATTGCGCCGTGTTTTTGTTACAGCCATGGATTTCGATCCGATCTGGCACCTTAAAATGCAGGCTGCGTTCCAAAAGTATACGGATAATGCGGTCTCCAAAACCGTGAACCTGCCCAACTCGGTTACGCAGGACGATATTCGAAAAATTTACCTCATGGCTTTTGAACTCGGCTGCAAAGGGGTCACTGTTTACCGCGACGGCTGCAAATCCTCGCAAGTACTCTGTACGGGTGACGGCACTTCCGAGGAAGAGAACTCGGATAAGCGCGGTACTGTGGTCAAACAACGGCCCGATGTTATGTACGGATTCACCCAAAAAGTGCGCACAGGACTTGGTGAACTCTACTTGACGGTCAACGAACTCGACGGCAAACCCTTTGAGGTCTTTGCCACCATTGGGAAATCCGGCCGTTCTGTCACCGCCAAAGCCGAAGCCATCGGCCGACTGGTCTCCCTTGCTTTGCGTTCAGGCGTCGATGTTGCCGCTATCGTGGCCCAGCTCAAAGGCATCGGCGGGGAAAACCCTGTCTTCCAGAAAAAAGGTTTGCTCCTGTCACTGCCCGATGCCGTATCCTGGGTGTTGGAAAACCGCTACCTGCAAGGCCAAAACGTTCATACGGCCGACGAAGCCAAATCCTTGAACGGACATCATTGCCCGGATTGTGGCAGTGATCTTGTGTTCGAAGAAGGCTGTCATGTTTGCAAAGCGTGTGGGTACACGAAGTGCGGTTAA
- a CDS encoding sigma-54-dependent transcriptional regulator — protein MAQPIHILVVEDETVTRENLQLVLKREGYDVDVAPDGESALKLLKKNEYDVVLTDMRMRLVDGVQVLNTAKALQPDTEVIVLTGYATVEMAVQAMEHGAYYYLSKPYNLDELRALIRKALEKNAMSRELKALRQHNAELSMPLIVGQSKAVTALRELVAQIAPVDSNVLILGETGTGKELVARAIHHLSPRNNERFLAINCAGFAENLLENELFGHEKEAFSGASSTKKGLLEQAHGGTFFLDEIGDMPLPMQAKFLRTLETKTLIRLGGSEEINVDVRFVAATNKDLLQAVEDGEFRRDLYYRLNVVSVQTPPLEDRREDIELLARHFLHKHAHAMGKNTTDMAPEVVRILCQYEFPGNVRELENIIESALVMCTGEMLQPKHLPLDLQQQTHWFNRVSREEEPITLQENEKRYIAWVLEQTQGNKTQAAQILGIDRASLWRKLKRLEMDNPSDAPQ, from the coding sequence ATGGCACAACCGATTCACATCCTCGTCGTTGAAGACGAGACCGTTACTCGCGAAAATTTACAACTCGTTCTCAAACGAGAAGGCTATGATGTCGATGTCGCCCCCGATGGAGAATCGGCACTCAAGTTGTTAAAAAAAAATGAATACGACGTCGTCTTGACCGACATGCGAATGCGGCTTGTCGATGGCGTTCAGGTTCTCAATACGGCAAAAGCCCTCCAACCCGACACCGAAGTGATTGTCCTTACGGGGTATGCCACCGTGGAGATGGCCGTCCAGGCTATGGAGCATGGGGCATACTACTATTTATCGAAACCCTATAATCTCGACGAACTCCGCGCACTCATTCGTAAGGCCCTGGAAAAAAACGCTATGTCCCGAGAACTCAAGGCTTTACGTCAACACAACGCAGAATTGAGCATGCCGCTCATTGTCGGCCAATCCAAAGCCGTGACGGCCCTACGTGAACTGGTTGCCCAAATCGCTCCTGTTGACTCCAACGTCCTGATTCTCGGCGAAACAGGAACGGGGAAAGAACTCGTCGCTCGGGCCATCCATCATTTGAGCCCACGAAACAATGAACGCTTCTTAGCGATTAATTGCGCGGGATTTGCTGAGAACCTTCTTGAAAACGAATTGTTCGGCCATGAAAAAGAGGCCTTTTCCGGTGCCAGCAGCACAAAAAAAGGACTCCTGGAACAAGCGCATGGCGGAACCTTCTTTCTCGATGAGATAGGGGACATGCCCTTGCCCATGCAGGCCAAGTTCTTGCGCACATTGGAAACGAAAACGCTGATCCGACTCGGTGGTTCCGAGGAAATCAATGTTGATGTCCGATTTGTGGCCGCGACCAACAAGGATCTCCTGCAAGCTGTGGAAGACGGTGAATTTCGACGCGACTTATATTATCGGCTGAATGTTGTCAGCGTTCAGACTCCTCCCCTAGAAGATCGACGCGAAGACATTGAGCTGCTGGCCCGCCACTTCCTGCATAAGCACGCGCACGCTATGGGGAAAAACACGACGGATATGGCACCGGAGGTCGTCCGTATTCTCTGCCAGTACGAATTTCCCGGCAACGTGCGTGAATTGGAAAATATCATTGAAAGCGCCTTGGTGATGTGCACAGGTGAAATGCTGCAACCGAAACATTTACCTTTGGATTTGCAACAACAGACTCATTGGTTCAATCGCGTGAGTCGAGAAGAAGAACCCATCACACTCCAAGAAAATGAGAAACGATATATTGCATGGGTACTGGAACAAACCCAAGGCAATAAAACCCAAGCGGCACAAATATTAGGCATTGATCGCGCTTCACTCTGGCGCAAATTAAAGCGCCTTGAAATGGACAATCCTTCGGATGCACCACAATGA
- a CDS encoding SLC13 family permease: MTLEMYLVMGVLVLAILMFIFEWVRVDVVGIIMMVILPLLGLVTPKQAISGLSSNAVVSIIAVIIIGAALDKTGVMNTLARVILRFSGKSESRITALIAGTVAFISGFMQNIGAAALFMPAAKRIGRQTGVPVSRILMPMGFCAIIGGCITLVGSSPLILLNDLMKVVNEDVEPWGLFSVTPVGVALVVAGIAYFIIFGRYILPAAKGEEATGLMTPGLANTYGNVGELYELHVPETAQAKSLQELDIRPMFFTTVVALINHGHDETVFTPDGENVVRPGADIAVVGPLAMVTQLAETYGWELKSELEAFAEDLSPNNAGIMEGIITPRSEFSRRTPHEVHLRRNYRVNPLALYRGDKIFVSGIRDIRLEPGDALLLQGRWESFHMLKDKPHLTFTEEVQGEILRTDKAKFAVGWLLVALSMILIFKVQLSIALLTGALGMILSRVLTIDEAYNSVDWMTVFLLGGLIPLGMAFENTGTAKFIADTIVSALGNVQPIVLLTVIGILSSFFTLVISNVGCAVLLIPLSMNMAAQAGADPRIAAMVVAVAASNTFVLPTHQVNALIMRPGGYRTVDYVRAGAGMTILYLVVMIAALMMFY; the protein is encoded by the coding sequence ATGACACTGGAAATGTACCTGGTCATGGGCGTTTTGGTCCTGGCCATCCTCATGTTCATCTTCGAATGGGTCCGGGTCGACGTCGTTGGCATCATCATGATGGTCATCCTTCCGCTTCTGGGGTTGGTCACCCCCAAACAGGCCATCAGCGGTCTGTCGAGTAACGCGGTCGTTTCCATCATCGCCGTTATCATCATTGGGGCGGCGCTGGATAAAACAGGCGTCATGAATACACTGGCTCGCGTTATTCTTCGCTTTTCCGGCAAAAGCGAAAGCCGCATCACGGCATTAATTGCTGGGACTGTCGCGTTTATTTCCGGCTTCATGCAGAACATCGGTGCGGCGGCCCTGTTCATGCCCGCGGCCAAACGTATCGGCCGCCAGACAGGCGTTCCGGTTTCCCGCATCCTGATGCCCATGGGATTTTGCGCCATTATCGGTGGTTGTATTACGCTCGTTGGCTCCAGCCCGCTCATCTTGCTCAACGACCTCATGAAAGTCGTTAATGAAGATGTCGAACCATGGGGATTGTTCAGTGTCACTCCTGTCGGCGTGGCCCTTGTTGTCGCCGGTATTGCGTATTTTATTATCTTCGGTCGTTACATCCTGCCCGCCGCCAAAGGTGAGGAAGCCACCGGCTTGATGACTCCGGGACTCGCCAACACCTACGGCAATGTCGGAGAACTCTATGAGTTGCATGTTCCCGAAACCGCGCAGGCCAAATCGCTGCAGGAACTCGACATCCGTCCCATGTTTTTCACCACTGTGGTTGCCCTCATCAACCACGGTCATGATGAAACCGTCTTTACTCCCGACGGAGAGAATGTCGTCCGTCCGGGCGCCGACATTGCGGTTGTCGGTCCGCTTGCCATGGTCACCCAATTGGCAGAAACCTATGGCTGGGAACTCAAAAGCGAACTTGAGGCCTTTGCCGAAGATTTGTCTCCCAACAACGCCGGGATCATGGAAGGTATCATCACCCCGCGTTCGGAATTTTCCCGCAGAACCCCGCATGAAGTCCACTTGCGCCGCAACTACCGCGTTAACCCGCTGGCATTGTATCGTGGTGACAAAATTTTCGTCAGTGGCATTCGCGATATCCGCCTGGAGCCGGGCGACGCGCTTTTGTTGCAAGGTCGCTGGGAAAGCTTCCACATGCTCAAAGATAAACCCCATCTGACCTTCACCGAAGAAGTGCAGGGTGAAATTCTGCGCACCGACAAAGCGAAATTCGCTGTCGGCTGGCTGCTGGTCGCCCTGAGCATGATCCTGATCTTCAAAGTACAGTTGTCCATCGCGCTGCTGACCGGAGCGCTTGGCATGATTCTGAGCAGAGTTCTGACAATCGACGAGGCCTACAACTCGGTTGACTGGATGACCGTCTTTTTACTTGGTGGCCTTATTCCGCTCGGCATGGCCTTTGAAAATACAGGAACGGCCAAATTCATTGCCGACACCATTGTTTCGGCATTAGGAAACGTACAACCCATTGTACTCCTTACCGTCATCGGAATTCTTTCATCCTTTTTTACTTTGGTCATATCCAATGTTGGTTGCGCCGTCTTGCTCATACCACTCTCTATGAACATGGCAGCACAAGCCGGTGCCGATCCGCGCATTGCGGCCATGGTCGTGGCTGTTGCCGCCTCGAATACATTTGTCTTGCCGACACACCAGGTTAACGCACTGATCATGCGGCCCGGTGGCTACCGAACGGTTGACTACGTTCGCGCGGGAGCCGGTATGACCATCCTATACCTTGTCGTTATGATTGCTGCGTTGATGATGTTTTACTAA